Proteins from one Sulfurihydrogenibium subterraneum DSM 15120 genomic window:
- the rpsL gene encoding 30S ribosomal protein S12 produces the protein MPTINQLVRKGREVVKKKSKAPALQGNPQKRGVCVRVYTTTPKKPNSALRKVARVRLSNGIEVTCYIPGIGHNLQEHSIVLVRGGRVKDLPGVRYKIVRGALDAAGVKDRKQSRSKYGAKRPKPGQAAAAGKKK, from the coding sequence GTGCCAACTATAAACCAATTAGTTAGAAAAGGTAGAGAGGTCGTAAAGAAAAAGTCAAAAGCTCCCGCATTACAAGGTAACCCCCAGAAAAGGGGCGTCTGTGTTCGTGTTTATACAACCACTCCTAAGAAGCCAAACTCTGCTTTAAGGAAAGTTGCAAGGGTTAGATTGTCTAACGGGATAGAAGTTACATGTTATATTCCAGGAATAGGACACAACCTCCAAGAACACTCTATCGTTTTAGTCAGGGGTGGAAGGGTTAAGGACCTACCTGGAGTAAGATATAAAATAGTGCGTGGTGCTCTTGATGCTGCTGGTGTTAAAGATAGAAAACAATCTCGTTCTAAATACGGTGCTAAAAGACCTAAACCAGGTCAAGCTGCAGCTGCTGGAAAGAAAAAGTAA
- the rpsG gene encoding 30S ribosomal protein S7 has product MPRKGSVKPREIMPDPIYRDVLVHKLINKVMVDGKKSVAEKIVYGAMKILAEKTGEQPLEALYKAIENIKPILEVRPRRVGGATYQVPMEVPPRRQISLALRWLVEAARSRSGRGNYTMLEKLSNELFDAYNNKGNAVKKKEDTHRMAEANKAFSHYKW; this is encoded by the coding sequence ATGCCAAGAAAAGGATCTGTAAAACCAAGAGAAATAATGCCCGATCCGATTTACAGGGATGTTTTGGTACATAAGCTCATTAATAAGGTTATGGTTGATGGTAAAAAATCAGTTGCAGAGAAGATAGTTTACGGTGCAATGAAAATATTGGCAGAAAAAACAGGAGAGCAACCATTAGAAGCTTTATACAAAGCAATTGAAAATATAAAACCGATTTTAGAAGTAAGACCAAGAAGAGTTGGTGGAGCTACTTATCAAGTTCCAATGGAAGTGCCACCTAGAAGACAAATCTCTCTTGCTCTAAGATGGCTTGTAGAGGCTGCAAGAAGTAGAAGTGGAAGAGGAAACTACACAATGTTGGAAAAACTATCTAATGAATTATTTGATGCTTACAATAATAAAGGAAATGCAGTTAAGAAAAAAGAAGATACCCATAGAATGGCTGAAGCAAACAAAGCATTTTCACATTATAAATGGTGA